One window of Desulfobacca acetoxidans DSM 11109 genomic DNA carries:
- the feoB gene encoding ferrous iron transport protein B: MAKVTIALAGNPNAGKSCIFNYITGARQHVGNYPGVTVEKKEGLCTCGELQIQVVDLPGTYSLTAYSIDEVVARNYILEEKPDVIVNVADASNLERNLYLTTQLRELGVPMVLALNMSDVARNQGIEIDCQAISKVLGIPVVPTIGHKGEGIRELLDEVVTLASNGHHPASFRVEYGRDLEPELAAIQQVIEKQGNSLANKYPPRWLAVKLLEKDEDLRKQKISPEILRALTKSAKKLKELSGSPPEIMIAEARYGYIAGICQEAVRSSVETRRQMSDRLDAVLLNRGLGLPIFLGLMYLVFQMVFTLGEPPMGWIESAFEWVGGIVSGWWPKTSESALKSLLVDGIIGGVGAVIVFLPNILLLFLAIAILEDSGYMARAAFLMDRIMHKIGLHGKSFIPMLLGFGCTVPAIMATRTLDNRADRLTTIMVAPLMSCGARLPIYALIIPAFFPVGLQGWMLWLIYLIGIALAVVSARILRSTLFRGETVPFVMELPPYHLPTLKSVIIHMWERGSLYLKKAGTIILALSVLLWALTSYPKKEKYDQDYQAMTMQTEENFLAKIRDLNSDLGLAVNSPLLTEAIGAELAKQAEQENYYEHEVGYAQAQERYDHRLQELKEGQGGPLLTTFLEMREKVDQAHQEFDQTVAEAGLEQGSPEYEATEKQRDAKLAEAEKVNPQVYAAVAKFREDLEIPYKERLTKIKQAQEAEDLSYSVAGRIGHTLEPLLTPLGFDWKIGTALIGAFAAKEVFVAQLGIVYSVGKAEEGSEALRDRLQENYSPLQAFSIMLFCLISAPCIATIAVTRRETGSTGWALFQLGGLTLLAYLVTLFVYQGGRLLGLGG; this comes from the coding sequence ATGGCAAAGGTTACGATAGCCTTGGCTGGCAATCCGAATGCGGGGAAATCCTGCATCTTTAATTATATAACCGGCGCCCGGCAACATGTGGGGAATTATCCGGGTGTGACCGTAGAGAAAAAAGAGGGGCTTTGTACTTGTGGTGAACTGCAGATTCAGGTGGTGGATCTGCCGGGAACCTATAGCCTGACGGCGTACTCCATTGATGAGGTGGTGGCTCGGAATTACATCCTGGAGGAGAAGCCGGATGTGATAGTCAATGTCGCTGATGCTTCCAATCTGGAGCGGAATCTTTATCTCACTACCCAGCTCCGGGAACTCGGGGTTCCTATGGTCCTGGCCCTCAATATGAGCGATGTGGCTCGAAATCAGGGTATCGAAATTGATTGTCAGGCTATCTCCAAGGTCCTGGGCATTCCGGTTGTCCCCACCATCGGGCATAAAGGTGAGGGGATCCGGGAACTGTTGGATGAGGTCGTCACCCTGGCCTCCAATGGGCATCACCCGGCCTCTTTCAGGGTGGAGTATGGCCGTGATCTGGAGCCTGAGCTCGCCGCCATCCAGCAAGTGATTGAGAAACAGGGGAATTCTCTGGCGAATAAATATCCTCCCCGCTGGCTGGCAGTGAAACTGCTGGAAAAAGACGAAGACCTCCGGAAGCAAAAAATCTCGCCGGAGATATTGCGAGCTCTGACTAAAAGTGCCAAAAAGCTCAAGGAGTTATCGGGTAGCCCGCCCGAGATTATGATCGCCGAGGCTCGCTACGGTTATATTGCTGGAATCTGCCAGGAAGCGGTGCGCAGTTCGGTTGAGACCAGGCGGCAGATGTCGGATCGCCTTGACGCCGTCCTGTTGAACCGGGGGCTGGGACTGCCGATCTTTTTGGGCCTCATGTATCTGGTCTTTCAAATGGTCTTTACCCTGGGGGAACCGCCCATGGGGTGGATCGAATCGGCCTTTGAATGGGTTGGCGGAATTGTATCCGGTTGGTGGCCGAAAACCTCGGAGAGCGCCCTCAAATCCCTGTTGGTGGACGGCATCATCGGCGGGGTGGGTGCGGTAATAGTATTCTTGCCCAATATCTTGTTGCTCTTCCTTGCCATCGCCATTCTGGAGGATTCGGGCTATATGGCTCGAGCGGCATTTCTGATGGATCGTATCATGCACAAGATCGGCTTACATGGCAAGAGTTTCATTCCCATGCTGCTCGGCTTCGGTTGCACCGTACCGGCGATCATGGCGACCCGCACCCTCGATAATCGGGCTGATCGGCTCACGACCATCATGGTGGCGCCGCTGATGAGCTGCGGCGCCCGCCTGCCGATTTACGCCCTCATCATACCGGCCTTCTTCCCCGTGGGACTCCAGGGCTGGATGCTGTGGCTCATTTATCTCATCGGCATTGCCCTGGCCGTAGTTAGTGCCCGAATCCTTCGCAGCACCCTGTTCCGGGGTGAGACCGTCCCTTTTGTTATGGAGCTGCCGCCGTATCATCTGCCGACCTTAAAAAGCGTTATCATCCACATGTGGGAACGGGGATCGTTGTACCTGAAGAAGGCCGGTACGATCATCCTGGCGTTGTCGGTGCTGCTGTGGGCCCTGACCAGTTATCCCAAGAAGGAAAAATACGACCAGGATTATCAGGCTATGACCATGCAAACGGAAGAGAACTTCCTGGCAAAGATAAGAGACCTTAATTCAGACCTGGGTCTCGCGGTAAACTCCCCGCTCTTAACGGAGGCCATAGGAGCTGAATTGGCAAAACAGGCCGAACAGGAAAACTATTATGAACATGAAGTCGGCTATGCCCAAGCTCAGGAAAGGTATGACCACCGTCTGCAGGAACTCAAAGAAGGTCAGGGAGGTCCTTTGCTGACAACCTTCTTGGAGATGCGGGAGAAGGTGGATCAGGCACACCAGGAATTCGATCAAACCGTGGCGGAGGCGGGTTTGGAGCAAGGAAGCCCCGAATATGAAGCTACGGAGAAACAGCGGGACGCAAAGTTGGCTGAGGCGGAGAAGGTAAACCCACAGGTATACGCCGCAGTGGCCAAGTTTCGGGAAGATCTGGAGATTCCCTATAAGGAGCGCTTGACCAAGATAAAGCAGGCCCAGGAAGCCGAAGACCTCTCCTATTCCGTAGCCGGTCGCATCGGTCATACTTTAGAGCCGCTCCTCACACCCCTCGGCTTCGATTGGAAGATCGGCACGGCGTTGATAGGTGCCTTCGCTGCCAAAGAGGTGTTCGTGGCCCAGTTGGGAATTGTCTATTCTGTGGGTAAGGCGGAGGAAGGTTCTGAAGCCCTGCGTGACCGGCTGCAGGAGAACTACAGCCCCTTGCAAGCCTTCAGTATCATGTTGTTCTGCCTGATCAGTGCCCCATGCATCGCCACCATCGCAGTAACTCGGCGTGAGACCGGCTCTACCGGTTGGGCCCTCTTCCAGTTGGGGGGTCTCACTCTCCTGGCCTATCTGGTAACCCTGTTCGTCTATCAGGGCGGCAGGCTTCTGGGATTAGGAGGCTGA
- a CDS encoding DUF2325 domain-containing protein has product MTVFKRIRRPLAAMEDFLCPIIGTCLTLKELHKIGRRFKYDGESTPYQLHTWLIRTGKNSPAVGKYLQKYLCEKYRSVMQRLDEFEGEALLSAWIAAVQEGQVAGAFWAILTRLDVPDAIIEEVFGEVHMMSHLQAAEVRTELKAFDSLRRENNQIIQKLQKTRSMLERQRAEKEELRRHLSQKEIELRQFRRQSAQMTKALQSYENTEALSVLKKEHSMLQKENKALRTQLTQEQALRNRAERRLENLREKIQNRPCRRCQISEPGSCPAKCPAALADDCPLGQGENCPRLCKKNILLVGGLEKLTPYYRGIIEGDFGGVFYRHDGDFRQGHSCLMSMVKKAHVVICPVGMSSHNACLCVKKLCKRLNKPCVMLAKPGLGALKQALTNMVEQEMFQSEVQGEILLQ; this is encoded by the coding sequence ATGACGGTTTTTAAAAGAATCAGAAGGCCCCTGGCGGCAATGGAGGATTTTCTCTGTCCGATCATCGGCACCTGTCTGACTCTCAAAGAACTGCACAAGATAGGCCGGAGGTTTAAGTATGATGGGGAATCCACTCCCTATCAACTTCATACCTGGTTAATCAGGACCGGTAAAAATTCGCCCGCCGTGGGCAAATATCTCCAGAAATATCTGTGCGAAAAATATCGTTCGGTGATGCAACGGTTAGATGAATTTGAAGGAGAGGCATTGCTTTCTGCCTGGATCGCGGCCGTCCAGGAGGGCCAGGTAGCCGGGGCTTTTTGGGCCATTCTTACCCGACTGGACGTTCCGGACGCTATTATAGAGGAAGTTTTCGGGGAAGTCCACATGATGTCCCATCTCCAGGCGGCTGAAGTCCGGACCGAACTCAAGGCCTTTGACTCTCTGCGGCGGGAAAATAACCAAATTATCCAGAAACTGCAAAAAACTCGGTCTATGCTGGAACGGCAGCGCGCCGAAAAAGAGGAACTCCGTCGCCACCTAAGTCAGAAAGAAATTGAACTCCGCCAATTCCGACGTCAGTCAGCACAGATGACCAAGGCTTTGCAAAGTTATGAGAATACAGAGGCCCTGTCTGTACTTAAAAAAGAGCATAGTATGCTGCAAAAAGAGAACAAGGCTCTGCGGACCCAGTTGACTCAAGAACAGGCCCTCAGGAATAGGGCGGAAAGACGTCTGGAAAATCTTAGAGAAAAGATACAAAACCGCCCTTGTCGGCGCTGTCAGATTTCGGAACCTGGCAGTTGCCCGGCCAAATGCCCGGCAGCTTTAGCTGATGATTGCCCCCTGGGCCAAGGTGAGAATTGCCCCAGATTATGTAAGAAAAATATTCTTCTGGTGGGCGGTCTGGAGAAATTGACACCGTATTATCGCGGCATCATTGAAGGAGATTTTGGCGGGGTTTTTTACCGTCATGACGGAGACTTTCGCCAGGGTCATTCCTGCCTTATGAGTATGGTCAAGAAAGCCCATGTCGTCATCTGTCCGGTAGGAATGAGTAGCCATAACGCCTGCTTATGCGTCAAGAAGCTGTGCAAAAGACTCAATAAGCCGTGTGTCATGTTAGCCAAGCCGGGTCTGGGAGCTCTAAAGCAGGCCTTGACGAATATGGTGGAACAAGAAATGTTCCAAAGCGAAGTACAGGGCGAGATATTGCTCCAATAA
- a CDS encoding transporter, with amino-acid sequence MLFGRTWLIWFSLICACWLNVGGVIPAGATEDEVRIASESARAEGETRSGGRGEGFEPEGGAAAKEEGSKEEAAGDECPATFGPIITDTAVPIEKGKFAVQPTFGLSFITDSLTQSWRRVSAGGDFSSFAMDWKFTYGLWNNLEAFVVIPYAHKWASSVNEPGPSGERDADFGGIGDINLTFKYCLLEETHTRPTLTALFAMDFPTGHFKRLNPRFLGTDEIGGGTCAFTTGLNLSKYIKPLIVYGNLWYTMRTDYTTDDGRQNPRDFVTLNLAAEYPITEKWVALMELTSYWDSGRLIGHKANTPPGALLSVMPGIEYMATEKFSLALGLNIDAVGKNADAAITPLLSMVYAF; translated from the coding sequence ATGTTGTTTGGAAGAACTTGGTTAATCTGGTTTTCTTTGATTTGCGCCTGTTGGCTGAACGTTGGTGGAGTCATCCCGGCTGGCGCCACGGAAGACGAGGTCCGGATAGCTTCGGAATCTGCCAGGGCAGAAGGAGAAACCAGATCTGGGGGGCGTGGAGAAGGCTTTGAGCCAGAAGGGGGAGCAGCAGCCAAAGAGGAAGGGAGCAAGGAAGAGGCAGCAGGAGATGAATGCCCCGCTACCTTCGGACCCATCATCACCGACACCGCCGTTCCCATCGAGAAAGGCAAATTCGCTGTCCAACCTACCTTCGGCCTGAGCTTCATAACTGACAGCTTAACCCAGAGCTGGCGCCGGGTGTCGGCAGGAGGCGATTTTTCGTCTTTCGCCATGGATTGGAAGTTCACCTATGGTCTGTGGAACAACCTCGAGGCCTTCGTGGTGATTCCCTATGCCCACAAATGGGCCAGCAGCGTCAACGAACCGGGTCCCAGTGGGGAACGTGACGCCGACTTCGGGGGCATCGGCGACATCAACCTGACCTTTAAATACTGTTTGCTGGAGGAGACCCACACCCGCCCGACGTTGACCGCCTTATTCGCCATGGATTTCCCTACCGGCCATTTCAAGCGCCTCAATCCCCGATTTCTCGGTACCGATGAAATTGGGGGGGGTACTTGTGCCTTCACCACCGGGTTGAACCTGTCCAAGTATATCAAACCCTTGATAGTGTATGGCAACCTCTGGTATACCATGCGGACTGATTACACCACCGACGATGGCCGGCAAAACCCGCGGGATTTCGTCACCCTCAATCTGGCCGCCGAGTATCCCATCACCGAAAAATGGGTAGCCCTCATGGAGTTAACCAGCTATTGGGACAGTGGACGTTTGATCGGGCACAAAGCCAATACGCCGCCAGGCGCCTTGCTTTCGGTGATGCCGGGAATTGAATACATGGCTACCGAAAAATTCTCCCTGGCCCTCGGTTTAAACATCGACGCGGTAGGGAAAAACGCCGACGCAGCTATAACCCCGTTGCTTTCCATGGTCTACGCTTTTTAA
- a CDS encoding TonB-dependent receptor encodes MWHRLWLTGVMAFLFLISGILSQTQAQESEGVIKVIEPEETQEVETSTPATAKKDKVEDVEKIVVTATKTARNPDDVPASITVITKEDIRKQNIQTVDEALAQIPGTFQKRSKGWTDAHSASVNLRGFPAESQKRTLILLDGQNISSGYSNSVSWNSMPVEYIERIEVIRGPFSALYGGSAMGGVINIITRTPKKLEFLAQGGYSTYDSWTYYLGAGDRLWDKLSIQGGFNYRYTAGYASNLVRKTASSGAASPTVLGWSPTTTTTGSPTNIIGDNGDNYWSDYNLNGKASWDIAEGHKVTFNTLVSYSNTGYDLFNSYLTNTATGAKVVTGTVGLFGTDTKFSNLQEGAFLSSNVRNRTQVFNLASEHSLTETTKLKFHAGLLNMPESWGVTPNSSSPQTTYYGGPGSKVSFPSQNWVAELQVDQAIGNKHQLVGGISYNTGSASSETNNLDNWRKPDMEGILTKMSGGRDRNTGIFLQDEIAWHPKINTVAGLRLDWWETYGGRYMAAAGTPVIDLGSRSKVAVSPKFAVLYRPWQWMAWRASVGTSFRAPNIYELYGAHQSATYVYKNNPDLKPETTLSWEIGTTLKPFEGTVFTSTYFENYVDDLIYRVTDPTDPTGRTQIIENAAKATIRGVELEINQKICSWLEVFGNTTLVDARINENPYNQASVGKKITMTPRQMFNFGVTANYWKFQANLSGRYVSKLYATDNNSDVVNNVYGSYDPYFTLDSKVIFSPVKYMDVSFSVNNMLNREYYSYYRTPGQTFWTQVTLKY; translated from the coding sequence ATGTGGCATCGGCTCTGGTTAACCGGAGTCATGGCATTCCTATTTTTGATCTCGGGAATACTGTCCCAAACCCAGGCTCAAGAATCCGAGGGAGTGATAAAAGTCATAGAACCGGAAGAAACCCAAGAGGTGGAAACTTCGACTCCTGCTACAGCTAAAAAGGATAAAGTGGAAGACGTAGAGAAGATTGTGGTAACGGCCACCAAAACAGCGCGCAACCCCGATGACGTGCCGGCCAGTATCACGGTGATTACCAAGGAAGATATTAGAAAACAGAACATCCAGACGGTGGACGAGGCCTTGGCTCAGATCCCCGGGACTTTTCAAAAACGTAGCAAAGGCTGGACGGATGCCCACTCTGCGAGTGTAAATCTCCGGGGTTTTCCAGCCGAAAGCCAGAAACGCACCCTGATCTTGCTGGATGGCCAGAATATCTCCAGCGGTTACTCCAATTCCGTGTCCTGGAACAGCATGCCGGTGGAGTATATTGAGCGGATTGAAGTGATCCGGGGTCCCTTCTCCGCCCTTTACGGCGGCAGTGCCATGGGCGGGGTCATCAATATCATTACCAGGACTCCCAAAAAACTGGAGTTCCTGGCCCAGGGCGGCTACAGCACCTATGATTCCTGGACCTACTATCTCGGCGCGGGAGACCGCCTTTGGGATAAGCTGAGCATCCAAGGGGGCTTCAACTATCGCTACACTGCGGGTTATGCCAGCAATCTGGTGCGAAAGACGGCCAGCAGTGGGGCAGCCAGCCCCACCGTCTTAGGATGGAGTCCCACCACGACGACCACCGGCTCCCCCACGAACATTATCGGGGATAACGGCGATAATTACTGGAGTGATTACAACTTAAACGGCAAGGCCAGCTGGGATATCGCTGAGGGCCATAAGGTAACCTTCAACACTCTGGTGAGCTATTCCAACACCGGCTATGACCTGTTCAATTCCTACCTCACCAATACGGCCACCGGCGCCAAAGTAGTTACCGGTACGGTGGGTCTGTTCGGCACAGATACGAAATTCAGCAACCTCCAAGAGGGGGCTTTCTTAAGCAGCAATGTGCGAAACCGCACGCAAGTCTTTAATCTTGCTTCCGAACACAGCCTCACCGAGACCACCAAACTCAAATTTCATGCCGGTCTGCTAAACATGCCGGAAAGCTGGGGCGTCACTCCCAATTCTTCTAGCCCCCAAACTACCTATTATGGCGGCCCGGGGAGCAAGGTCAGCTTTCCCAGCCAGAACTGGGTGGCAGAGTTGCAGGTGGATCAGGCCATCGGCAACAAACATCAGTTAGTGGGCGGCATTTCGTACAACACCGGAAGCGCCAGCAGTGAGACAAACAACCTGGACAATTGGCGGAAACCGGACATGGAGGGCATTTTGACCAAAATGTCGGGGGGGCGGGACCGGAATACCGGTATATTCCTCCAGGACGAAATCGCCTGGCATCCCAAGATCAATACTGTCGCGGGGCTGCGTCTGGATTGGTGGGAAACCTATGGCGGGAGATACATGGCAGCAGCCGGCACTCCCGTGATCGACCTGGGTAGCCGGAGCAAGGTGGCAGTCAGCCCCAAGTTTGCGGTTCTATATCGCCCCTGGCAGTGGATGGCCTGGCGGGCCTCGGTGGGCACCTCCTTCCGGGCCCCCAACATCTATGAATTATACGGCGCCCACCAATCCGCCACCTATGTGTACAAGAACAATCCTGATCTCAAGCCCGAGACCACTCTCTCCTGGGAGATCGGCACCACCTTGAAACCGTTTGAGGGTACGGTCTTTACTAGCACCTATTTCGAGAATTATGTGGATGACCTGATTTACCGGGTTACCGACCCCACCGACCCAACCGGCAGGACCCAGATCATCGAGAATGCCGCCAAAGCCACTATCAGAGGGGTGGAACTGGAGATTAACCAAAAAATCTGCTCCTGGCTGGAGGTGTTCGGCAATACCACCCTGGTGGACGCCCGGATCAATGAGAACCCGTATAATCAGGCCTCGGTGGGCAAGAAGATCACCATGACACCCCGGCAGATGTTCAATTTTGGGGTCACAGCGAATTACTGGAAGTTCCAGGCCAATCTTTCGGGTCGCTATGTTAGCAAACTTTATGCTACGGACAACAACAGCGACGTCGTTAATAATGTCTACGGCTCTTACGATCCCTACTTCACCCTGGACTCCAAGGTGATCTTCTCCCCGGTGAAGTATATGGACGTCTCCTTTTCCGTGAATAATATGCTCAACCGGGAATACTATTCCTATTATCGCACCCCTGGGCAGACGTTTTGGACCCAGGTAACCTTGAAATATTAA
- a CDS encoding DUF2162 domain-containing protein gives MDLNIILWMGGMLFSLSIFVVKVGFGLALGRIRWKAIVLTLLLYMGIFILAALLSGSLIKILEPVVRKGPYLHAAMALGMIAWGIYVIRHLTGQNSALDGQSIHHGAKGEYSPQVTQHSVWFLLVPCPVCLTAITFSTWAALNVIKLPPWLVGFGLGAVFTILSLLTYFFVRLFTLNSTFLNKGISLGFSMIVIGLYFLTSLFLPAHIEGAKNIYQSFATEGGNIALSDHLGVFLLLLGAILVSFFTYNRSEVG, from the coding sequence ATGGATTTAAACATCATTTTGTGGATGGGCGGGATGCTCTTCAGCCTGAGCATTTTTGTGGTGAAGGTAGGCTTTGGCCTGGCTTTGGGCAGGATAAGATGGAAGGCAATAGTTTTGACCCTGTTATTGTATATGGGGATTTTTATCCTGGCCGCGCTTCTTTCCGGCAGCTTAATCAAAATCCTGGAGCCGGTGGTGAGAAAAGGACCCTATCTCCATGCCGCCATGGCCTTGGGGATGATTGCCTGGGGTATCTATGTCATACGCCATTTAACGGGTCAGAATTCGGCGCTCGATGGTCAATCCATCCACCACGGCGCCAAAGGCGAATATTCACCCCAAGTTACGCAGCACTCGGTATGGTTTCTTCTCGTCCCCTGCCCCGTCTGCCTCACGGCTATCACCTTTTCCACCTGGGCAGCCTTAAATGTTATTAAACTACCCCCTTGGCTGGTGGGATTTGGGTTGGGAGCAGTATTTACCATTCTCTCGCTCCTGACCTATTTTTTTGTAAGGCTTTTTACTCTGAATTCAACCTTCTTAAATAAAGGGATTAGTCTCGGCTTCAGCATGATAGTGATCGGTCTTTATTTCCTGACTTCACTATTTCTTCCAGCCCATATTGAGGGGGCCAAGAATATCTACCAATCTTTTGCTACCGAAGGTGGTAATATTGCTCTGAGCGACCACCTCGGGGTATTTCTGCTCCTATTGGGGGCAATATTGGTTAGTTTCTTTACTTATAATAGAAGTGAGGTTGGTTGA
- a CDS encoding MotA/TolQ/ExbB proton channel family protein, protein MNIMAGLETFLYVISSALFYPVVVGLILLTFWIVISFGSFLREYLDRRQGGSRSLQQYRRMLDPQLITRSANLDLELEKRLQEAELELIKGLDKIRFAIRVGPAVGLMGTLIPMGISLAALAQGDMPKMAGSMVTAFTATVVGLACGVAAYLMSLVREKWVRADMREMEYLTEMRLRKGKGPRTEDKGEGDNEPLKKTATV, encoded by the coding sequence ATGAACATCATGGCTGGTCTGGAAACATTTCTCTATGTCATATCTTCGGCCTTGTTTTATCCGGTGGTAGTGGGTCTTATCCTCCTTACCTTCTGGATCGTGATTTCCTTCGGCAGCTTCTTGCGGGAATATCTGGACCGCAGGCAGGGCGGGTCGAGGAGCTTGCAGCAGTATCGCAGAATGCTTGATCCCCAATTGATAACCCGGTCAGCGAATCTTGATCTGGAGCTGGAGAAGCGGCTCCAGGAGGCTGAACTGGAGCTGATTAAAGGCCTGGATAAGATCAGGTTTGCCATCCGGGTGGGCCCGGCCGTGGGCTTGATGGGAACTTTGATCCCCATGGGCATCTCCCTGGCGGCCCTGGCCCAGGGAGATATGCCGAAAATGGCGGGGAGCATGGTTACCGCTTTTACCGCCACGGTGGTGGGTCTGGCCTGCGGCGTGGCCGCCTATCTGATGTCCCTGGTGCGGGAAAAATGGGTTCGGGCAGACATGCGCGAGATGGAATATCTGACGGAAATGCGCCTCAGGAAGGGAAAAGGCCCGAGGACGGAGGACAAGGGGGAGGGGGATAATGAGCCTCTTAAAAAGACAGCGACGGTTTGA
- a CDS encoding DUF2149 domain-containing protein, producing the protein MSLLKRQRRFDRYDEPLEDPISGVANLFDASVAFIVSMMIALFMAYNMLDMMNPKSEMTITKKNADGQMEIITKSGKEIKVKKVTDKKLSGEGVRLGTAYQLKDGRVVYVPE; encoded by the coding sequence ATGAGCCTCTTAAAAAGACAGCGACGGTTTGACAGATACGACGAACCCCTGGAAGACCCCATTTCCGGCGTGGCCAACCTCTTTGACGCCAGCGTGGCCTTTATCGTCAGCATGATGATCGCCCTGTTCATGGCGTATAACATGCTGGATATGATGAATCCCAAGTCAGAAATGACCATCACCAAAAAGAACGCCGACGGCCAGATGGAGATCATCACCAAAAGCGGCAAGGAAATCAAGGTTAAAAAGGTGACGGATAAGAAGTTGAGCGGCGAAGGCGTCCGTCTGGGAACGGCCTATCAGCTCAAAGACGGGAGAGTGGTGTATGTGCCGGAATGA